CCGGTATCTATACAGGACACCCACTATATCTATAAGCGACATCCAGTATATCCTTAGATGATACCCGGTATATCTATATGGGACGCCCAGCGCATCTATTAAGGACACCCGGTATGCCTGTAGAAGACACCCAGTATGCCTATTGAGGACAGCCGGTATGAGTATTGATGACACCCCCTATAAGCATTGAGGACGCCCGGTATATCACATAAGGACACCCGGCATATCGTATAGCCGCACCCCCGGTATCTATTAATGACACCCCCGGTATCATTAGAGGACATCCCCTGTATGGCTTAATCACACCCCCGGTAAGCTATCAGGCGCAATAGGCATACGGTCATAAATGACCAAGGCAAATCAAGAGCATCTAAAGAATTATTGAAAGATTTTTTTGTCCCATCCGCCCGATTCCCAAGCGGTTATTCCAATTCCCATAAAATCCTCAAAATAATCACATCCGGCCCGGTCAAAAGTGACCTTTAAACCTTCGTAGGGACAGCAACAGTAAGATGTCCCTGACAGGAGACCTGGTGACCGCAGTCCGGCCCAACCTTGCCGGAATGGGGAACCGGCTCCAAGATAGGTGGTCACTATGTTAGAAGAAGTCATTAGGGCGGGAGTAGTACTCCCTGCGCCGGAGTTGGAAAGAGAGCCGAATATGCCGCCGGCGGTGCCACAGACCAATAAGGATTTGTGGAATTATATGGGTTCGCCCTTACTGCTTGACGCAGTGGAAGGCGAGGTTGTCAGCCAACAGGAAGCCGAGGTGGTAATGGAAATCGGCGCCTATAGGCGCTCGGTCAATTATACCGCCCTGGCTGTGGGAATCAGCCCTGAGCGGGTACTGGAACTCTACGCGAGCGGGATTCTCAAACTCAGGCGCTGGTTGTCAAAGTAGATTGTTACAAGAGGTTGCAATAGGTTACAAGCGGTTACACGAGGTTGCCGTAACATCCTGTAACTTCATGTAACGTTTTGTAACTTTAATATCTGTCGGCTTGGTAGGTAATCGGATGTGTCTGTTGCAGTGCGCAATGCAAGAGAACGGTTACCGGTTGATAGATGTAACCTTTTTGATTGGGGGTGAGAAAAAATGTCAACAATCATAAGCAAAGTCAGGTTGTTCGTGCCGCTGGATTTAACCACAATCCCGGAACATATGAGCAACGACTGGCGTGACTCCCTGAAGAGCAAGGCTGAGGGTATTGATAAGAAACGGAAACTTATCATACCGGATGAGATGGCTTATAAAACCAAACTGGCCGGGCCGGCCAGCGAGGGTTATTCGCCCTTCCCGTCTGCCACCTTCAGGTCCAAAAGCGGTAAATCGCGCCAGGCCATTGTCAATGCCCACGCCGAGAACGTGCTGAACACCTTCAATAACTACGAGACCAAATTGCTTCGGGCATTTGAGGAAATTGAAGGCGAAATCGGCAAGCGTTTCAAGGAAAGCGTTGATAATGCGGTTGACCTGTATGTGACCAGGGTGGCCAAACGGACACTGCCTTTTACCGGTGAGAAAACCATCGGCAAATCAGTGACCGGCATTGCCCCGCTCTGGCTGACGGACGATGCATCAACGGAGCGGCATATCCGCGGCGCTGACCAGGTGCTCCAAGGCGGTCCGACCAATATCGCGCTGATAAGCGGCGGTATTGATAACCGAACCGGTCTCAAGGCGGCCCTGGCCCAGCAACTGACCAAAAGCGGCGTGATTATCGTAACCGGCAGGTTTGAAACCGCTCAGATGAGCGCGGAGAACGATGCCATCAACGCGATACTCAAGGGCCTGCAGGATTCCACGACTTATGTGCCGTTTGCCACGGGTGGCGCAAGCCATTGCGATTACATCGTGGTCGATAGCAAGATGTTCCTGGAAATCCAGGTGTCAATACCGTAAAGACGGTAACCACAGATAAACACAGATGGACACGGAGCGCGTACGACTCTGTGTTCTCTGTGACTCTGTGGCAAAGAAATTAATTAACCACAAGGCAAATAAGGCGCTCAACTTTGTGTCCTTTGTGCCTTTGTGGTGAAAGGATTTGAATTATGTCATTAAAACCAAACGAAGTAAAAACCCCGAATATCGCCAGTTATGCGGTAACCGAAAGCAAACTGGCTGATAATTCGGTGACGACCAACAAAATCAAGGACGGGGCGGTCAAGACCGATAAAATCGGCGATAAGGCCGTGACCTTAGACAAGATGGCCGACCGGTCAATATCAACAGCCAAGATTATTGACGGAGCAATAACGGGCGTTAAGATTGCGGACGGGACCATCACCAAGGATAAAATCAGCGATGGCGTGCTGGGCAGACCGCTGACCCCGCCCGTTGCCACGGTGGAAATCGCGGACGCATCGGTAAGCGAAGCCAAGTTGCAGAATAATTCTGTGACCCGTGACAAAATCAAGGACGGCGAGATAACCAACGCCAAGATTGCCACCAATACTATTACGGCCAGCCGGATTGCAGCCAACGCCATCGGCGTAAGTGAATTGCAGGCCAATGCCGTGACAACGGATAAGATAGCGGCTGGCGCGGTGACAACGCCAAAGATTGCATCTTCGGCAGTAGGCAGTAGCCAGTTGGCAGTAGACAGCGTAATCACGGAAAAAATACAGAACGGGGCAGTCACAGCGGCCAAGTTAGCACCGGGCGTGGGCGGCGGGGATACGCTGACTATGTTTCCAACGCCTCAGACAGCGCTGGACCAGGGCGGGATTACCTCAACGACCGTGCCGGCCAGCGTGGACCTGTCTACAATTATTCCGGTGGGCACTAAAGGAGTTATCGTTTCAATCGCCTGTATCACCCAGAGTTATACCGATGGCGGGATGATGGCATACATCTTTCGTCAGTTGGGCGCGGAATATGCCCTGCAAGTCGGGGCTCCGCCGGTGAATGCGCCGGGAATCTCTAACGGCGCATCTGTGCTGATGCCGGTGGCGGCTGATAGGACGTTGCTTTGGCAGGCATATGTAGCTGGGGTGAATTCCACGGAGTTAGTAATTTATATCCTCGGGTATGTGATGTAAGCACACCCCCGATTACCCTGAAAGCATTCGTGATAACGGGACAAGCAGCTTACACTGATTAAAATCCCCCTCGTTCCCCTCCGTACGGAGGGGACGGGGGGTTTTGCATTATTGTGCCGAGTTATTTCTTTCCTAAGACAGCCGAAGAAATAATCACCTTCTGGATATTGGACGTTCCTTCGACTATCTGGAACGACTTGGCGTCCCGGAACATCCGTTCCACCGGGTACTCGGATGAAAATCCGTAAGAGCCGAAGATTTTGACGGCCAGTCCCGTGGCATGGACCGCGGTCTCGGCCGCAAAGTATTTGGCGGTTGACACTTCCAACGAATTGCGCACACCCTTGTCTTTCAGATACGCGGCCTTGTGCACCAGCAGACGGGCGGCCTGAATTTCAATAAACATCTCGGCAATCTGGTCCTGGACCATCTCAAACTCGGCGATTTTCTTGCCGAACTGCTCGCGTTCATTGGCATATTTAACCGAGGCGTCTAGCGCCCCCTGGGCCACGCCGACCGCCCGGCAGGAACAACTCAGACGGGTGTTGTCCAGCATACCCATACAAATCTTGAATCCGTCCCCTGGTTTGCCTAACAGCGCGCTCTTGGGAATCCTGGCATCCTCAAAGATAATCTCACCGGTCGGGGCTGAGTGCAGGCCCAACTTGGTATCAATCGGCTTGGTGGTGATACCCTTAATGTTCTTTATTTCCACGGCAAAGGCGGACATTCCTTTGTGTTTGGCGGCCGGGTCGGTGTAGGCATAGACGATACCGATGTCAGCCACCTGGGCATTGGAAATCCAGGTCTTGGTGCCGTTAAGTAAATAGTGGTCGCCCTTGTCCACGGCCAGTGATTTCATTGAGGCCACGTCCGAACCGGAATTAGGTTCGGTAATGGCGAAACAGCCCATCCATTCGCCGGACACGAGTTTGGGCAGGTATTTTTTCTTATGCTCCTCGGTGCCCCATTTGAGGATGACCGTGCCCGGCCCGATGGTCTGCATGTTAAAGGGCAGTCCGTAGGAGGCGCTGACCCGGGCGATTTCCTCGCAGATGACCAGCGTATCCAGCATACCGGTCGGGCTGGCCGTGCCGCCGTATTCCTCGGGGATGATGCCGGCAAAGAAGCCCAGCTCGCCCATCTTGCGGACGATTTCCGGCCGGAAACGGTGCTCTTTTTCGTCCTGGTCCATGATGGGCAGGATTTCCTTCTGGGCGAAGTCGCGCCCCATCTTCTGCATGGCCAATTGTTCTTCGGTCAATTCAAAGTCCATATAACACTCCTTTTAGATTCCCCGCCAACGGCGGGAAGTTTTATCCCGCCTGTCCCGAATTTATTTCGGGAGCAGTTTTTGTCGGGATTCGCCACAAATTTATAGTATCTACAGAAATTATACCACCTGTTTAACAGGAAACCAAGAAAATAGGAACTTTTTACTATTAAACCGCCAAAACTATTGACTTTTTCGGCGCTTTTTCATATAATTAATTATCTATATTGCTGTCTATAACCTGCCTGCCGGCAGGCAGGTTCACGGGTTTTACATCTGAAGTTATGAATCTATTAGATTTTGAACAACAGAGTATTCCTCTCGGCATAAAGGACCCGTCCAACGGCGGGAAATACTGCACGGTCCTGAAACTGAGGGGCACGATTGACATCACCACGCACCAGCAATTCGAGGACGCCCTGAGCGAGCTCCTGGAGCAGAACGCCAAGCGGCTGATTATCAACCTGGCCGAGCTGAAATACATCTCGTCTTCAGGCACCGGATTATTAATCAAGTATTACAAGAAATACCGGGACAGCGGCGGCGACATCAAACTCTCCCATATCCCGCCCAATATCTGGAAAACCCTGGACCTGATCGGGATAAACAGCGTGCTGGAGGTTTTCAATACCGACAAGGACGCCCTGGGCAGTTTCAAGGACAACGAGCGTTTCAAGGAAACCACCAAACAAATTTTCCCGGCCAAGTTCCAGTGCCCGTCCTGCAAGGCGGTCCTGGAAATCGCCCGGCCGGCCAAATACCGCTGCCAGTATTGCAACACCTATTTCGCGGCCGATAAAGAAGGCAAGGTCAAGGCCTTCCTGTCCCGCCGGCCCAGGGTGATAGAAGTTAAATTATCCGATTCGGCCGATAATATACTCTGGCTGGAATCACTGGTCAAATCGCAATCGCAGTGGCTGGGATTCCCGGACAAGGAAACCAGGGACCTGACCGAAGCAATCAACGAGGTCTGGAAGGCCTGTTCCGAGAAAAAGAAACACCCCTGGCATGCATTCCGGGTAACCCTGATAATGGAAGGAAACTCTCCAGATTCGCCCGGCTCGGACAAAAATAACCCGACCAAGATGACCGTTGGCATTACCTCGTTCGAGAATCTCAATATCTCCAAAACAATTATGACCAATTCCTCCATCCGCCAGAAGGTGACTTCCATCGAAGTCCTGCCGCTTCTTCCGGCCGGGGAATTGATTAAGATAATTAAGACTCGCCCCGTACATAACTCAAAGGAAAAATCCGGCTGAGAAAAATCTAAGCTAAAACTTTAAAATAACTCCGTATTTAAAGCGTTGGATTATGTGCGGGGTAAAAAAATTATATGCTCTTCAACTGGTTCAAGAAAAAGGACAAGCTCATACCGTTAGAGCCGCTGGAGCCGGTTCAGGGCAAACCCGGGCATAAACTGCCGGCCCGGCCGGTCGCGCCGCCCAATAAGGCCCCGCTGGCTGGAGCCAGAAAACCAGCTCCGCTAACTAAAGACACAGCCAAGATCAACACCTCCGAGAGCACGGTTATCCGCATCGGCAAATTGGGCGAGGTGCTGCTCCAGTATAATATGATTTCCCGGGAAAACCTGGAAAAAGCCCTGGCGCTCCAGCAGAAATCCTTCGTTTCTTCCGGTCCCCAGGACAAGGCCGTCCAGAAACGGAAACTGCTGGGCGAGATTCTGATAGAAAATAATTTCGTCACCGAAGAGCAGCTCCTGTCCGCCTTTGCCCGCCATTGCCGTATCCCTTACATCAAACTCAACAAATACGGCCTGCCCAAGACGGCCATCCAATCCGTGCCCGTTGATTTGGTCATCAAACACCGGGTCATACCGGTTGACAAAATAGGTTCAATGCTGATGCTGGCCGTCACCGACCCTTACGACACCAATGCCGTGGAAGAAATCAAGGCCCAGACCGGGCTGAAGGTAAAAACCATTCTGTGCAAGCAGAGCGAATTTTCGGAAATGGTCAAGTTTTATTATCCCCATGCTCAGGACGGCGCCCGGGAAACTCCGGCTGACACTGCCACCGAGACAGCGCCCGCCAGTCCCGAGCCGACCGGCCAGGAAAACGCCGCGCCTGATACTTCCGCAAAACCGGCCCCGGCCCAGGGTCCGCGTGTCGGCGAAGAAACATCGGTATTTAAGATTGAGGAATTACAGTTCCCCGAGCCGCCGGCTTCTCAGGCCGCGCCGGCTCCAACAGCCGCGGTTGCAGAAAAACCTCCGGAAACGCCGGCGCCCCAAGCAACTGAAGCGACTCCTGAACCCGAAGATAAAAAAGAATTTTTTCTGGGCGGGACTATTGAAGAACACCGCAGTGACCGCGATAGCGAACACGCGACTGTAAAACCGGCCGCGAAAGCAGAATCTGCCCCGGAGGCTCAGCCGCAACCACTTCCGGCGCAGGAATCAGTCCAGCCGGCCCAGCAAAAGCCAGAACTCGCCGAGATTAACGGATATGATACCTGCCTGATAGACATCCGGGATTTGCTGGCCTCGCAGGAAACATCCCCGGATGAAAATATAGAAATCCTGCCTGAGGAGCCCCAACCCGTGGATGTGGCTCCCTATTTATATCCGGATTCTAACGCCCCTGCGGGACTTCCTTCGGTCGAAGTTCCCATTAATGAGAGTTCCGTAGAAAAGGCAAAACAACCCCAAGAGGTTACGCCTTCTAAAACTGTCGTTGCCGCCCGGGCTGTTCCGGAAGAAAAACCAATTGTCAGGGGCGAAGAAATCGTCCGGCCTGAAATTCCGCAACCGGCCCCAACAGTTCCGGAGCCACAAATCAACCCGGCACTGCCAACGCCGGATGCCACACCCGACGAGAAGAAACCGACAACAGAGAAAGTATTCAAAGAAGCCCTGGTCCTGGTCAGCGAGGATGAATTCATGATGGCCCGGCAATTATTCACCATCCAGCTGGCCCATTCCTGGGAAAAACTTTATCACCGCAGCAAACCTTCCCACGCTGAAAAGGTGGACGAAGTTGAATTTGCGTTCCATACTGAAAGCGCGATACACCAATAATATATGGCATTAGCAGACAAGAAAATCGGGCAGGTCCTGGTCAAGGAAAAATTCCTGACCGAGGAACAGCTGTTAGCCGCCTACGACCACCAGGCCGACAAGAAAACATCGCTCAAGGAGGCCCTGATAGGCCTGAAGATGATGACCGAGGATGACATGCGGGCGGCCATGGTCAGTTGCTTCGGATTCCCGATGATCCGGCTCCAGGATTACCAGATCGACCAGGACGCCATCGTCAAAATACCGGAAAAGAAATGCCGCCAGTATCTCCTTATCCCGGTTTCGCTGATAAACAACCTGCTCACCGTGGCCATCGCCGACCCGTTCAACCTGATGGCGCTGGACGATATCGCCCTGGTCTCCAAGTGCGAGGTTATTCCGGTCATGTCCGATGAAAAAGACATCCTCACCGCCATCAACCAATATTACAGCAAGGAAAAGACCATCCAGGAGATGCTGCCGGAACAGAATATCCCGTCCGAGAACCTGGCGCACCTGCCCGGGGCGGGCAGTTCCGGAGACGAGATTGTCATCTCCACCGAACCGGTAGCCCAGGGCAAAGGCGCGCCGGAGATAGACGAAACCCCGATTATCAAACTGGCCAACCACATCGTGGCCACGGCCATCCGGAAAAGGGCCAGCGACATCCATATCGAGCCGCGCGCCAAGATGATCGGCATCCGCTACCGGGTGGACGGCATCATGGCCGAGCAGGAAGGCCTGCCCCGCTCCATCCAGTCGGCCCTGATTTCCAGATTTAAAATCATGTCCAAGATGGACATTGCCGAACGCAGACTGCCCCAGGACGGCCGGATTAAAATCGTCTTCGAGGGCCGCGAGGTGGACCTGCGCGTCTCGTCTCTGCCCACCCGGCACGGCGAAAAGATTGTCATCCGCATCCTCGATAAGGGCAATCTAAATGTCAAACTGGAAAATCTCAACTTCACCGAGCAGAACCTGAACCACATAAAAAAGGCGCTGGACCTGCCCTACGGGATGATTCTGGTTACCGGCCCAACCGGCTCGGGCAAGACCACCACGCTTTATTCCGCGCTGGCCTATATCAATTCCCCGGACTTGAATATCATCACGGTCGAAGACCCGGTGGAATACGAGATGAACCTGATTAACCAGGTCCAGGTCCACCAGGAAGCCGGACTGACCTTTGCCTCGGCCCTGAAATTCATCCTCCGGCAGGACCCGGACGTGATTATGCTCGGTGAAATCAGGGACACCGAGACGCTTAATATGTCCATGAAGGCCGCCCTGACCGGCCATATGGTCCTGAGCACGCTCCATACCAACGACGCGGTCAGCGCCGTCACCCGGCTGATTGACATGGGCGGCGAGCCGTTCCTGATTGCCTCGTCCGTCCAGCTGGTCGTGGCCCAGCGGCTGATGCGCCGGCTGTGCGAGCACTGCAAGGAAACCCAGCCCACCTCGCCGGAGGTGGCCGGATTATTCAAGGAAGCCGGCATCACCAATATTCCCAAGACCGTACCCAAGGCCCGCGGCTGCAATAAATGCATGCACAGCGGCTATATGGGACGGATTGCCACCATTGAAACCCTGGTGGTCACCGACGAAATCAGGGAGATGATTGTCAAATCGGCCAATGCCAACGTCATCAAGCAGAAGGCCCTGGCCGCCGGGATGACGCCGATGCGTTATGACGCCCTGGGCAAGGTCGCCGCCGGAGTTTCACCGATAGAAGAAGCCCTGAGGGAAACGATTTAATACCGTGACCAATCCGCTCAAAAAATTATACAACTGGGTTTTATCCTGGGCCAATTCGCCCTGGGGCGCCTGGGCTCTGTTCGTCCTGGCCGTTGCCGAATCATCATTCTTCCCGATTCCGCCTGACATCCTCTTAATCGCCCTGGGGCTGTCCATCCCAACCAAATCGTTCCGCTACGCCCTGATATGCTCGGTCGGCTCGGTCCTGGGCGGAGTCATCGGATATTATATCGGCTACGGGCTCTATGAAACCGTGGGCAGTTACGTCGTCAACCTCTACAACCTACAGGAGGCGTTCGACAAAATCAGCTGTATGTATCAGGACAACGCCTTTATGGCCGTGGCCATTGCCGGATTCACGCCGATACCGTATAAGGTCTTCACCATCGCGGCCGGGGTCTGCAGAATTAATCTATGGATTTTCATTCTGGCATCAATATTAAGCCGTTCAGCCCGGTTCTTTATCGTGGCCACCATCATCCGGTTCGGCGGCGCGCCGGCCAAGCGCTTCATCGACCGCTATTTTAACCTGCTTACTATTATATTCGTCGTCCTGCTGGTTGGCGGATTTCTGCTGATAAAACTCTGGATGAAATAAATCCTTGTTGTCAGGCCGATGCCACTATAAATTTGAGATAAGTTTCCCGCCGGCGCGGGCCGTCAAATTCGCAGAAGAAAACACCCTGCCATCGGCCCAGAACCAATCTGCCCTCTTCCACGCTGACCATAACCGACGAGCCGATAAGAGATGTCTTGATGTGCGCGTCTGAATTACCCTCGCTATGCCGGTACGAACTACGGACCGGGATGAGCTTGTTGAGCGCTTCAATGATGTCTTCCCGGACCGCCGGGTCGGCATGTTCGTTGATGGTCACGCCGGCCGTGGTATGCGGAACATGGATATAAAGAACCCCGTCAACCCATTTGTTCTTCCTGACCGCCTCTTTGACCAGGCCGGTGATGTCAATGAGTTCCGTTCGGTTTGATGTCGAAACAGGGATAATCACCATGTAAATACAATATCTACCACAGATTCCACAGATAATACAGATTTTAATCGGTGTAAGTACCCGGTACGCATTTAGCCACTGGCTAAAGACTACCGACCATTGCTTTGCAAAGGGCTGCGAAATCTGTGGTTACCGTCTCTTAAATCAGCGGTTTATACCGTTTTATTTATTCGCCGGTTCGACAACGGGCGTTTCCAGCAATGCCTTTACCTCAAGCGGAATAACAATCGGAGCGACCTTGTTGTAGTCGGAATTATTGACCTCTATCTCGTATTTTATCTTGGTCATCTTTGGCGCTTCGGGCTTTAGCTCCTCCGGCTTGGTCGTCGGCGGCTTGGAGTCAGCGGCCTCCTCGTCTTCAATGTCAAGTTTCCCGCCCTCTATTCCGCCGGGCATGCCCGGGATATCGCCGGTCATGGTCGCTTCCATAATAAGAATGGACTTGCAGATCAAACCGGTGTCGTTTTCCACCCATATCTTTAATGACGCGCTGTTGAATTTGACGTCCAGTCCGGCCATCATCGGGTTATTCTGCCCGGCCAGCAGGTTATTGAAGGCTTCGGGATTGACCGACGCCCCGA
The genomic region above belongs to Planctomycetota bacterium and contains:
- a CDS encoding DedA family protein, which encodes MTNPLKKLYNWVLSWANSPWGAWALFVLAVAESSFFPIPPDILLIALGLSIPTKSFRYALICSVGSVLGGVIGYYIGYGLYETVGSYVVNLYNLQEAFDKISCMYQDNAFMAVAIAGFTPIPYKVFTIAAGVCRINLWIFILASILSRSARFFIVATIIRFGGAPAKRFIDRYFNLLTIIFVVLLVGGFLLIKLWMK
- a CDS encoding YjbQ family protein codes for the protein MVIIPVSTSNRTELIDITGLVKEAVRKNKWVDGVLYIHVPHTTAGVTINEHADPAVREDIIEALNKLIPVRSSYRHSEGNSDAHIKTSLIGSSVMVSVEEGRLVLGRWQGVFFCEFDGPRRRETYLKFIVASA
- a CDS encoding acyl-CoA dehydrogenase family protein, giving the protein MDFELTEEQLAMQKMGRDFAQKEILPIMDQDEKEHRFRPEIVRKMGELGFFAGIIPEEYGGTASPTGMLDTLVICEEIARVSASYGLPFNMQTIGPGTVILKWGTEEHKKKYLPKLVSGEWMGCFAITEPNSGSDVASMKSLAVDKGDHYLLNGTKTWISNAQVADIGIVYAYTDPAAKHKGMSAFAVEIKNIKGITTKPIDTKLGLHSAPTGEIIFEDARIPKSALLGKPGDGFKICMGMLDNTRLSCSCRAVGVAQGALDASVKYANEREQFGKKIAEFEMVQDQIAEMFIEIQAARLLVHKAAYLKDKGVRNSLEVSTAKYFAAETAVHATGLAVKIFGSYGFSSEYPVERMFRDAKSFQIVEGTSNIQKVIISSAVLGKK
- the tadA gene encoding Flp pilus assembly complex ATPase component TadA, with protein sequence MALADKKIGQVLVKEKFLTEEQLLAAYDHQADKKTSLKEALIGLKMMTEDDMRAAMVSCFGFPMIRLQDYQIDQDAIVKIPEKKCRQYLLIPVSLINNLLTVAIADPFNLMALDDIALVSKCEVIPVMSDEKDILTAINQYYSKEKTIQEMLPEQNIPSENLAHLPGAGSSGDEIVISTEPVAQGKGAPEIDETPIIKLANHIVATAIRKRASDIHIEPRAKMIGIRYRVDGIMAEQEGLPRSIQSALISRFKIMSKMDIAERRLPQDGRIKIVFEGREVDLRVSSLPTRHGEKIVIRILDKGNLNVKLENLNFTEQNLNHIKKALDLPYGMILVTGPTGSGKTTTLYSALAYINSPDLNIITVEDPVEYEMNLINQVQVHQEAGLTFASALKFILRQDPDVIMLGEIRDTETLNMSMKAALTGHMVLSTLHTNDAVSAVTRLIDMGGEPFLIASSVQLVVAQRLMRRLCEHCKETQPTSPEVAGLFKEAGITNIPKTVPKARGCNKCMHSGYMGRIATIETLVVTDEIREMIVKSANANVIKQKALAAGMTPMRYDALGKVAAGVSPIEEALRETI
- a CDS encoding STAS domain-containing protein: MNLLDFEQQSIPLGIKDPSNGGKYCTVLKLRGTIDITTHQQFEDALSELLEQNAKRLIINLAELKYISSSGTGLLIKYYKKYRDSGGDIKLSHIPPNIWKTLDLIGINSVLEVFNTDKDALGSFKDNERFKETTKQIFPAKFQCPSCKAVLEIARPAKYRCQYCNTYFAADKEGKVKAFLSRRPRVIEVKLSDSADNILWLESLVKSQSQWLGFPDKETRDLTEAINEVWKACSEKKKHPWHAFRVTLIMEGNSPDSPGSDKNNPTKMTVGITSFENLNISKTIMTNSSIRQKVTSIEVLPLLPAGELIKIIKTRPVHNSKEKSG